The Thermoflavifilum sp. genome contains a region encoding:
- a CDS encoding glycoside hydrolase family 28 protein: MSDAHTQPYFNIRDYGAKGDGHTNDAPAINRAIEAAHDAGGGTVFFPTGTYLSGSIHLQSHVTLYLDNGCVILASENPQDYDAAEPNPHDQYQDYGHSHWHNSLIWGENLEDIAIEGPGMIDGKGLTRNYPSDHMPSGVGNKAIALKNCHNVILKDFKIYRGGWFGLLLTGVDNLTIDNLLIDTNRDGMDIDACKNVHVTNCIVNSPYDDGICLKSSYGLGFAKPTENVTISDCIVSGDYVIGSVVNGTYQLYPDTMRVPRTGRIKFGTESNGGFKNITITNCVLDHCGGLALETVDGGDLENVTISNITMRDIVNMPIFIRLGARLRGPQGTQPGRVNKVSISHIVVYSSASRAASTISGIPGHDMENISLSDMQIFLQGGGTAEMANIQPAEKENAYPEPTMFGTLPSYGFYIRHVKHITLHDIQIHTRQADARPVIQTDDMHDAVFRFISLPEPYAHPAYRFVNSSDIQLFQCEGVKDEQIHIAHDEKR, translated from the coding sequence TTGAGTGATGCTCATACACAACCCTACTTCAACATCCGCGATTATGGAGCGAAAGGTGATGGGCATACCAACGATGCGCCGGCTATTAACCGGGCTATTGAAGCAGCACATGATGCCGGTGGGGGCACGGTGTTTTTCCCCACCGGCACTTATCTTTCCGGATCCATTCATCTGCAAAGCCATGTGACCCTGTATCTCGACAACGGCTGCGTGATCCTGGCCAGTGAAAATCCACAGGATTATGATGCAGCCGAACCCAATCCACATGATCAATATCAGGACTATGGCCACAGCCACTGGCATAACAGCCTGATCTGGGGAGAAAATCTCGAAGATATCGCCATCGAAGGGCCTGGCATGATCGACGGCAAAGGGCTTACGCGCAACTACCCGAGTGATCATATGCCCTCGGGCGTGGGCAATAAAGCCATCGCACTCAAAAACTGTCACAACGTAATCCTGAAAGATTTTAAAATTTATCGTGGGGGATGGTTCGGCCTGCTGCTGACCGGCGTGGACAACCTCACCATCGACAACCTGCTGATCGACACCAATCGCGATGGCATGGATATAGACGCCTGTAAAAACGTACATGTAACCAATTGCATCGTGAATTCGCCTTACGATGATGGCATATGCCTGAAAAGCTCATACGGACTGGGCTTTGCCAAGCCCACCGAAAACGTCACCATCAGCGACTGCATCGTGTCGGGCGACTATGTAATCGGCAGCGTGGTCAACGGTACTTATCAATTGTATCCCGATACCATGCGTGTGCCGCGTACCGGACGTATCAAATTCGGCACGGAATCCAACGGCGGGTTTAAAAACATCACGATTACCAATTGCGTGCTCGATCATTGTGGTGGTCTTGCCCTGGAAACCGTGGATGGGGGCGATTTAGAGAATGTGACGATCAGCAATATCACCATGCGCGATATCGTGAACATGCCCATCTTCATCAGGCTGGGAGCGCGATTGCGCGGGCCACAGGGCACACAACCGGGACGGGTGAACAAGGTAAGCATCAGCCATATCGTGGTATATAGCAGTGCATCGCGTGCGGCTTCCACCATCAGCGGCATTCCGGGACACGATATGGAAAACATCAGCCTGAGCGATATGCAAATCTTTTTGCAGGGCGGCGGCACGGCAGAGATGGCAAACATACAGCCCGCTGAAAAAGAAAATGCTTATCCCGAACCCACGATGTTTGGCACCTTGCCCAGTTATGGGTTTTATATCCGACATGTGAAACACATCACGTTGCACGATATCCAGATCCACACCCGACAGGCCGATGCCAGGCCCGTTATTCAAACCGATGACATGCACGATGCCGTGTTCCGCTTTATAAGCCTACCCGAACCGTATGCACATCCGGCATATCGATTTGTAAACAGCTCGGATATACAACTGTTTCAATGTGAGGGTGTGAAAGATGAACAGATCCATATCGCCCATGATGAAAAAAGATGA
- a CDS encoding oligogalacturonate lyase family protein — translation MKWICISIMLCIVTPSVAQNAIPVMQTGGNMMPDEWIDASTHHLIVKLSRRAGHNRSFYFHNYPFIQTPDGKGWEMIYYGSTSQGDQLFAVNLQTFQSRQITHLPFRFGGEIIAPKSRTAYVQSRDSVFKINLENGKAELIYVFPDDFHGHIASVNCNETLLAGVWSDPREAEILRRYPSKSGFFNRIYEAHIPHVLFTLNLQTKQMEKIDSEDTWLNHEQFSPTDPDLLLYAHEGPWDQVDRTWLINVKTKEKILLHKRSVPHEINGHEWWASDGKSVWFDLQIPRSVTFYIAGVPISYANGRFIKGKEIRYPITRNEWSIHFNLSPDLSMFCGDGGDSTQVAHAKDGMWIYLFKKNGDQLQAERLVDMRYQRYRALEPNVHFSPDGKWVIFRANFEGHDEVYAVSVKRYE, via the coding sequence ATGAAATGGATTTGTATCAGCATTATGCTTTGCATCGTTACGCCATCGGTTGCACAAAACGCCATACCCGTCATGCAAACCGGCGGCAATATGATGCCCGATGAATGGATAGATGCATCGACCCATCACTTAATCGTCAAACTCAGTCGGCGAGCAGGCCATAATCGCAGCTTTTATTTTCACAACTATCCTTTTATTCAAACGCCCGACGGGAAAGGCTGGGAAATGATTTATTATGGAAGCACATCGCAGGGCGATCAACTGTTTGCCGTGAATTTGCAAACTTTTCAAAGCCGACAGATCACCCATCTGCCGTTTCGATTTGGGGGTGAAATCATTGCACCGAAATCAAGAACGGCTTATGTGCAAAGCAGAGATAGTGTGTTTAAAATCAACCTGGAAAATGGAAAAGCTGAACTGATATATGTTTTTCCCGATGATTTTCATGGGCATATTGCATCGGTGAATTGTAATGAAACGCTGCTGGCGGGCGTGTGGAGCGATCCGCGCGAAGCGGAAATTCTGCGCAGATATCCGTCCAAAAGCGGATTTTTTAATCGTATTTATGAAGCACATATTCCACATGTATTGTTTACCCTTAACCTGCAAACCAAACAAATGGAAAAAATAGATAGTGAGGATACCTGGTTGAATCATGAACAATTCTCGCCTACCGATCCTGATTTGCTGCTGTATGCACACGAGGGGCCCTGGGATCAGGTCGATCGTACCTGGTTGATCAACGTAAAAACAAAAGAAAAAATTCTGCTGCACAAACGATCGGTTCCTCATGAAATCAACGGCCATGAATGGTGGGCATCCGATGGAAAATCGGTGTGGTTTGATCTGCAAATACCCCGATCTGTAACCTTTTACATCGCAGGTGTGCCCATCAGCTATGCCAACGGCCGTTTCATCAAAGGAAAAGAAATACGTTATCCCATTACCCGCAATGAATGGTCGATTCATTTCAATCTATCGCCCGACCTGAGCATGTTTTGCGGAGATGGCGGCGATTCCACGCAGGTGGCGCATGCAAAAGATGGCATGTGGATCTATCTGTTTAAAAAGAACGGTGATCAATTACAGGCCGAACGATTGGTAGATATGCGATATCAACGCTATCGAGCACTGGAGCCTAATGTACATTTTTCACCAGATGGGAAATGGGTGATTTTTCGGGCCAACTTTGAAGGGCATGATGAAGTGTATGCGGTTAGTGTAAAGCGATATGAATAA